The following proteins come from a genomic window of Nicotiana tomentosiformis chromosome 12, ASM39032v3, whole genome shotgun sequence:
- the LOC108943465 gene encoding protein CURLY FLAG LEAF 1-like, translating to MVSLQTTLSQDLPKKRKWGEIKAEEISEKPQQVISLFGTEFQHESPLPLEWQRCLDIKSGDIYFYNTRTQKRTSRNPRMSPEPQSPDHMSLDLQLNLPCGSSVVDNFTKRNSVSNSSYSGGDTEIKRSGIARSLSWLTFDGDQQEMFTAVCNKCHMLVMMCKFSTSCPNCKFINPAPDLSIPCSREG from the exons ATGGTCTCCCTTCAAACTACTCTATCACAAGATTTGCCTAAGAAGAGAAAGTGGGGAGAAATCAAAGCAGAAGAAATCTCTGAAAAGCCACAGCAAGTGATATCTCTATTTGGCACCGAGTTTCAACATGAAAGTCCTCTGCCTTTGGAGTGGCAACGGTGCCTTGATATTAAG TCTGGAGATATATACTTCTATAACACAAGAACACAAAAGAGAACATCAAGAAATCCTAGAATGAGTCCTGAGCCACAAAGTCCAGATCATATGAGTTTAGACCTTCAACTGAATTTACCATGTGGATCATCAGTGGTTGACAACTTCACTAAACGTAATTCTGTTAGCAATTCAAGTTACTCCGGTGGTGATACCGAGATCAAAAGGAGTGGTATCGCTCGTTCTCTGTCGTGGTTGACGTTTGATGGTGATCAACAAGAGATGTTCACTGCAGTTTGCAACAAGTGTCATATGTTGGTGATGATGTGCAAATTTTCAACATCATGTCCAAACTGCAAATTTATCAACCCGGCGCCAGACCTGAGTATACCCTGTTCAAGAGAAGGCTAA